One region of Xyrauchen texanus isolate HMW12.3.18 chromosome 11, RBS_HiC_50CHRs, whole genome shotgun sequence genomic DNA includes:
- the LOC127651325 gene encoding snaclec rhodocetin subunit delta-like, protein MKKTWEEALEYCRAHHINLASMASHGIELQLTKNEKAESQTDSVWTGLRFLAGEWLWVNRKPLGNQVALPECPTEPFRCGARNSKTDTWENRNCDEKLNFLCN, encoded by the coding sequence ATGAAGAAGACATGGGAGGAAGCTCTGGAGTACTGCAGGGCTCACCACATTAACCTGGCCAGCATGGCCTCTCATGGCATAGAACTGCAGCTGACAAAAAATGAGAAGGCAGAATCCCAAACAGACAGTGTGTGGACAGGGCTGCGTTTCCTGGCTGGAGAATGGCTTTGGGTGAACAGAAAGCCTCTGGGGAATCAAGTCGCACTTCCAGAGTGCCCTACTGAGCCATTTCGTTGTGGAGCCCGCAACAGTAAAACTGACACATGGGAGAACAGAAACTGTGACGAGAAGCTCAATTTCCTCtgcaactaa
- the LOC127652114 gene encoding B- and T-lymphocyte attenuator-like has product MVKDIIEIICYLVASLTLLLLSVSGNTNGSQMNCTSRIMVPRNTLFRAPVMTVLKINCSAKYECQNPRILWCKIYGNHCKAINDSNYIKSEWRNINKHDGISFLTFMNISVEDEGLYRCKVDETAVSHTINVTVTVGNEVSHNQSKTDDLNKIPGLQWLWPYVYICSGIVGLVVIVMTVSLLIFRCQGTKSARNNKTTKNQYIVTQRSDQAPPFHPHHNTHSPSAQLTSACVYETPPVKTVLSSGRFSANKVASKGVHNNVSTEGEENVLVYASLNHQAMPRRPKRTAQQEPEPSEYAAIRFR; this is encoded by the exons ATGGTGAAAGACATCATAGAG ATCATCTGTTACCTGGTTGCATCACTCACACTGCTATTGCTCAGTGTCAGTGGAAACACAAATG GATCACAGATGAATTGTACCTCAAGAATCATGGTGCCACGTAACACGCTATTCAGAGCCCCTGTTATGACAGTGTTGAAGATAAACTGTTCTGCTAAATATGAATGTCAGAACCCAAGGATCTTATGGTGCAAAATCTATGGAAATCACTGCAAAGCTATAAATGACTCCAATTACATAAAATCAGAGTGGAGAAATATCAACAAACATGATGGGATTTCATTCCTGACTTTTATGAACATCTCAGTGGAGGACGAAGGTTTATACAGATGTAAAGTTGACGAGACCGCTGTTAGCCATACTATTAATGTCACTGTGACAG TAGGGAATGAGGTTTCACACAATCAAAGCAAAACAG ATGATCTGAATAAAATTCCTGGTTTGCAGTGGCTATGGCCATATGTTTACATCTGCAGTGGAATAGTGGGGCTGGTGGTCATTGTTATGACTGTATCATTGCTTATTTTCAGATGccaag GAACAAAATCAGCAAGGAACAATAAGACAACTAAAAATCAg TACATTGTAACTCAAAGAAGTGACCAGGCTCCTCCGTTCCATCCCCATCACAACACCCATTCCCCCTCAGCCCAGCTGACCTCTGCTTGTGTCTATGAAACTCCACCTGTCAAAACAGTATTGTCATCTGGAAGATTCTCAGCCAATAAGGTAGCATCAAAAGGGGTCCATAACAATGTCAGCACAGAAGGAGAAGAGAATGTCCTTGTATATGCTTCTTTGAATCACCAGGCAATGCCTAGACGGCCCAAAAGAACCGCACAACAAGAACCGGAACCATCAGAATATGCTGCAATCCGTTTCCGGTGA